Genomic window (Gelria sp. Kuro-4):
GACAGAATTCGGCACTACCAGGCCGTTTTCCTTCGGGGGAGGCCGTTTTTCTTTTTAGCCCCGTTTCGCTGATGCCGGTTTCACGGCCAATATAATTTTTTTTTTTGGCCTCGGTAGCGTGAAGAGAGGTAGTGTGGCTCGCCAGAAGCTCAGCTGTGGGCAGTAATACCGGATGCAAACGCTCAAATATGAGTTGGCCATTTTTAAGACCTGAATCGCGTACTTGAGGTACTCACGACGGCTGCCCAGATACACATCCCCTCGGTATATTTCGTAGTGAGCCCAGACCCCTAAGGCAGCATGGCTTGCCAGCAGCACGTCGGTTCGATTTTAGCTGAACGTCCGATAATATATATTATGTTAAGTAAGAGCCACGAGTCCTCACTTGCCCTCTCTGCGCCGCAAGTTAAAAACCGGTTTTCCAACTTTTCCAACCGGGAACGTTGTAGATCTTTCTTGCTGCCTTGTACCTGCCTTTTGGTATCTACTCTGATTTCTGGGTTTCCCATGCCTGCAGTTTGGCGGCCACCGCTTGGTAAGCCGCGGCGGGGTCAGCCAGGGGCAGCGTCAGGGATTCCATGGGACAAAGGCCGCTTTTCTCCCGGTTCAGGATGTTGGGTACCAGCCGGTCGTAGGCAACAGCCAGCCCCTCGCCTTGCAATACTGCCTGGGCGGGCGCGCTTAAAATGCGGGCGTAGACGGCGGCGAAGCCGGCATAGAGGGCCAGCAGCGCGGCTGCTTTACCCACCACTGTATCGGCCAGAGCAGCGCCGGCAAGTTCCGGCCCCACCT
Coding sequences:
- a CDS encoding DUF1893 domain-containing protein, encoding MQPAADNELDRARALLTASSLVAVKGERVWRKAGRGIRPLFSLIEEVGPELAGAALADTVVGKAAALLALYAGFAAVYARILSAPAQAVLQGEGLAVAYDRLVPNILNREKSGLCPMESLTLPLADPAAAYQAVAAKLQAWETQKSE